The segment GAGCTCTCCGCTTCCCCGGCTTCTACGGTTGGGCGGCCGTCGCTCCCCCGTCCACGACGAGCGTCGTGCCGGTTATGAAGCCGGCGGCCTGGGAGCACAGGAAGGCGACCGCCTTGCCGAAGTCCTCGGGATCCCCCATCGGCCCGCCCCCACCCCCGCCCAGCTGCTTCATCCGCTCGGTGGCGTGGGCGCCGGGGCAGGCCAGGTTGATGGTGATGCCCCGGGGGAGCAGCTCCCGGCACGCGGTGCGCACCCACGCGTAGAGGGCGGTGCGCGCCACGTTCGACAGGGACAGCGACGGGATGGGCAGCACCACGCTGTAGGACGTGATGCAGCAGATCCGGCCCCATCCCCCGGCGGCCATGTGCCGAGCGGCGGCGCGCACCAGCCGGACCGACGCCAGGAGGTTGGCGTTGACGGCCGCCTCGATGGCGGCGTCGTCCACCGCCAGGGCCGGGCCGGGGGGCGGGCCCCCGTTGTTGGCGACGACGACGTCGAGGCGCCCCCAGCGGCCCACGGCCTCCTCGACCAGGCGGGCCGGCGCCTCGGGGTCGTTGAGGTCGGCCTCGGCCACCTCGCACTCGCCGCCGCCGGCGGCCACGACCGAGCGCCGGGCCGCCTCGAGGCTCTCGGTGCTGCGGGAGGCGAGCAGGACCCGGGCGCCGTCCCCGGCGAGGGCGCGGGCGGAGGCGAGGCCGAGGCCCTTCGAACCGGCCGTCACCAGCGCCACCCGGCCGTCCAGGCCCAGGTCCATGCCCGCTCAGGCCTCCACGGTGAGGCGGCGCAGGTAGTACCAGTAGGTGCGCAGGTGGACGACCCGCAGCACCGACAGCAGGTCCCAGAACATCCGGCCCGTGCGCCGGTAGCCCTCGAGGAACCCGAACTTGTCGCGCTTGGTCCGGTGGGTGACGCCCCGCATGACCCGCGCCGTGGTGGGGCAGCCCCCCGCGGCCACCACCTCGTTGATCATCATCTCGATGGTGTACCCCTCTCGCTTGGAGGTGGGCACGGCGTCGAACACCCACCGGGGGATGATCCGCTCCCCCGAGGTCGGCGGGAGGCGCACGACCAGACGGTTGAGCCAGCCGTAGTCGAAGCAGCCGAGCGACATCACCGCCCGTCCGTCCAGGTAGGGACGGGCTATCTCGTCGAGGTGGTCGCTCGTGATCCCCAGCAGGTCGGCGTCGACGAACAGGATCGTCTGGGCGTCGCTGGCCTCCACCCCCATCTCCATGGCGTGGGCCTTCGAGCCCTCGGCACGCGCCAGGGCGTTGCCCACGACGGCGGCGTCCCCGAGGTCGCGCCGCACCACCTTGGCGCCGGCGGCCGCCGCCCGCGCCGCCGTGTCGTCCGCCGAGCCGTCGTCGACGACGATGACCTGGCGGAGCCAGTCGCAGCCGAGGCACGCCTCCACCACCGACGCCACCGTCTGCTCCTCGTCGCGCGCGGGTACGACCGCGTCGATCGACGGGACGGTCACGCGCTCGGGAGGGGCCGGGCCGGCGCGGTCAGGCCGGCGAGCGGCGCAGGCCGGCGCGCTCACCGCGCACGAGGAACTTGCGGGCCATCTTCCGGCTGGCTTCGTCGATCATCTCGTCGCCGAACATCACCGCGCCCTTGCGCTCACCCGGCGCGCCCTGGGTCGTGGCCTGCTCGTAGGCATCGAGGATGGCCCACGCCCGGTCGAACTGCTCCTGGGTCGGGGAGAACACCTCGTTGAGGATGGTCACCTGGTCGGGGTGCAGCGCCCACTTGCCGTCGTAGCCGAGGATCTTGGTCCGGTTGCAGTAGTCACGGAAGCCGTCCGGATCCCGTACGTACAGGTAGGGGCCGTCGATCACCTGCAGGCCGTTGGCCCGTCCCGCCATCAGGATCTTGGAGAACACGTAGTGGAAGTGGTCCCCGGGATAGTCGGGGATCTGCACCCCGCCGGTGAGCACCGGCATCTCCATCGAGGCGGCGAAGTCGGCGGGCCCGAAGATGATCGTCTCCAGCCGGGGGGACGCGGCGCAGATCTCCTCGACGTTGATCAGGCCCCGGGTCGTCTCGATCTGGGCCTCGATGCCGATGTGGCCGGCGGGCAGCCCCGCCTTCTGCTCGACCTGGGTGAGCAGGAGGTCGAGGGCCACCACCTCGGCCGCGCTCTGCACCTTGGGCAGCATCACCTCGTCGAGGCGCTCCCCGGCCTGGCCGACCACCTCGATGACGTCGAAGGCCGTCCACTCGGTGTCCCACGCGTTGATGCGGACGCAGAGGACCCGGTCCCCCCAGTCCTGATTCTTGATGGCGTCGACGACCTTGCCCCGCGCCGCCTCCTTCTCGAGGGGCGCGACCGAGTCCTCGAGGTCGAGGAAGGTCATGTCGGCGGGAACGGTCGGGCCCTTCTCCAGGAAGCGTTCGCTCGAGCCCGGCACCGAAAGACAGGAGCGGCGGGGCAGGTCTCTCGTGCGTTGCGACATGGCCGCGATGCTAAGTGGGAGGCGGCGGAGCCGACAAAGACAGGTCGGCCGGAA is part of the Acidimicrobiales bacterium genome and harbors:
- a CDS encoding SDR family oxidoreductase, giving the protein MDLGLDGRVALVTAGSKGLGLASARALAGDGARVLLASRSTESLEAARRSVVAAGGGECEVAEADLNDPEAPARLVEEAVGRWGRLDVVVANNGGPPPGPALAVDDAAIEAAVNANLLASVRLVRAAARHMAAGGWGRICCITSYSVVLPIPSLSLSNVARTALYAWVRTACRELLPRGITINLACPGAHATERMKQLGGGGGGPMGDPEDFGKAVAFLCSQAAGFITGTTLVVDGGATAAQP
- a CDS encoding glycosyltransferase family 2 protein, which produces MTVPSIDAVVPARDEEQTVASVVEACLGCDWLRQVIVVDDGSADDTAARAAAAGAKVVRRDLGDAAVVGNALARAEGSKAHAMEMGVEASDAQTILFVDADLLGITSDHLDEIARPYLDGRAVMSLGCFDYGWLNRLVVRLPPTSGERIIPRWVFDAVPTSKREGYTIEMMINEVVAAGGCPTTARVMRGVTHRTKRDKFGFLEGYRRTGRMFWDLLSVLRVVHLRTYWYYLRRLTVEA
- a CDS encoding CoA ester lyase, whose amino-acid sequence is MSQRTRDLPRRSCLSVPGSSERFLEKGPTVPADMTFLDLEDSVAPLEKEAARGKVVDAIKNQDWGDRVLCVRINAWDTEWTAFDVIEVVGQAGERLDEVMLPKVQSAAEVVALDLLLTQVEQKAGLPAGHIGIEAQIETTRGLINVEEICAASPRLETIIFGPADFAASMEMPVLTGGVQIPDYPGDHFHYVFSKILMAGRANGLQVIDGPYLYVRDPDGFRDYCNRTKILGYDGKWALHPDQVTILNEVFSPTQEQFDRAWAILDAYEQATTQGAPGERKGAVMFGDEMIDEASRKMARKFLVRGERAGLRRSPA